The genomic stretch ATTGTTTCATCTGCTCTGCTTTTTAATTCATTAAAAATCTACTACTCGTAAGGCCACGGTGTTGCTTCGGGAAACTCCATACCAAACTCCGGATGTAACTTAAAATAATCATACATTTTTTTCCCACACAAAATCACTTGAATCATGCGACTAACATACTCCTCATAACTGATTGGTCCACCCCAGTATTCCATCATTTTCTGATACTTTTCCGGACGATAAGCCCCCCAGTACACGAACTCCAAAGCATACCACCAATCCGGTTCCTGCAAATAATTACTAAACACCACCTTACTCTGCAACTTTTCCTTTACACCCAACCCGAACTCATCATTTACCTCCAAATCCAACACGATCCGATACACAGTGTCTACCATCGGGTCTATTTTACTTCTCAACAATTCGATCGGGATATAAGCATTCACGGAATCCTTATCCATCACAAATTCCCCAGGCAACAAGGTATAAACATCTTCCGGAGCTGTCGTTAAGTCTTTATTTACATTAACCTTAAACTTCCTACTCTCTCCAAGAGGTTCCCCCAATACTTTCACCGGAACCTGCACCGTGTAGGTTTCCACATCCATCAGCATCTCTCCCAAACGACAGATAAGACTGTCCTTTACAAAATAAACACGGTCTATATCCTCGTAATACCCGCTTTCTCCATTTTCATCACACCCTGCCAATAAACAGGCCGCAAACACGATTAACAATATATATAACTTTCTCATCTTTTTATATTTATTGGTTAGTAACTCCATATTCCTGCTCGGACTTAGGCCATGGAAGAACAAAAATATCCTTGGAGGGAACTATATCTACTTTATCTTGAAAATCCCGGAAACCTAAGTTATGACACTTGTAAAAACCAAACATCTGGCCTTCCCCGTAAAATTCTCTCATGCGTTCCCTCGTCATCTCCTTCATAAATTTATCCCGCGAATCAACCAAGGACACCTCTATATCGGCTAATCCTCTACTCCCTCGAACTGCATTTAAATAATCGAGTGCCTTCTCTTTATCTTTCGAATAATTTACCTCTGCCAAGATATAGTACATTTCAGGCAAACGCACCAAACAACTTCCTCTAAAATAGAGGGTTGGTTTATTACTTGCCATCTCCGTCGAATTCAAAAGTCGAATAAAAAGATGCCCGTCATACCCCTTATCCTGGAAAAAGCTTGTATATCGCAAATCCTTACTATCTGCCGTAAATTGTGCCACCTCGTACAAAGCTTTTATATCTGTCCGTTGAGATGCATTCAATGTAACAGCATTATTCAAGAACAATTCTTTATAATCCGTGTACATTTTATTGGTAAATACCCCCCAAAGCAACTCCGTGTGCTTCCCGTAACGTTTTACATGATCGAAATTCTGCCGTTCTGTCAATCCCACTTCCGGAGAAGCAACCACTTTATCCGCATAATAAGCGGCACTATCCAAATCCCCTTTGGTATAAAATACCCTGGCCTTAATCGCCCATGCGGCGTACAAATTACAATGTGAATAACGTTTCTTATGATAAGAATCTTCTGCAAAATCATTATAAATATCACCATCCCCAGCCAAATTACGTGTAGCCACATTCAAATCTGCCAACACATTATCGTAACACTGTGCCAACGTGTAGACTTTCTTATTACTCAAATCAAACGTATAGGCATAAGGAATTCCTCCCGCCTCCGGATTCGTTCGGTAATTATCACAAAACAAACGCATTACCTCGAAATGTAAAAAAGCTCTTACCGCATAGGCCTCACCCTTGATTAATTTCAAGTCTGGATCCTTATTTAAAGCCTCATGATCTACATTGACAATCACATTATTCACATAAGAAATACACTCATACAACTTCGTCCAGATAGATTCTATCTGCTTTTCCATCCGCTGATCCTTATAATTATAAACCGAGGCATACTTAATATAAGCATATTTACTAGCGGTCCACCCCTCGCTCGCATCAGCAAACAACCCGTATTCATCTCCGAACTGCTGGGCAAGAACATCTACCAATCCCCAATTCATCATCATCCCGAATAACTCCCCTTGGGCCATCGACGCATAAATCCCGTACATCGCATCCCGATATCCTTGCACGTCTTTAAACTGCTCATCCTGAATTAACTCCCCCTCCGGCTTGATATCCAAAAAGCTGTTACAACTACCCAACGAAAGTAGCATCAGCATCACCATCCAAATATATCCTCTATTTTTCATATCATCTGTTTTAGTAGTTCGTATCAAAATGCTGCACTAAGCGAAAATTCAAAACTCCGGGCGAAAGGATACGAAAACCCTCGTTCCTGCTTGATCGTTGAAGCCCGGAACACGTCATTCATCAAGAACTCCACCCGCAAACGGCTCAAATAAAGTTTTTGACAAATCTCCGGGGTAAAATCGTATGAAAGGCTCAAACTCTGCATATTAACCATATACTCGTCCCGAACAAAACGGCTGGTAATATCAGGAGTTGTCTGATCTGCAATATTCTTGTATTTCACCCGATCACCCACCTTTTTCCAACGACTATGGAACACTCGTTTATCCGCATTACGTTGCGGATTGGCTCCTTCCACCCGGGTAACCAACGTCTGGTTATAAACCGTTGCCCCCAACTCGTAATTAAACAACATATTCAACGAAAATCCTTTAAACGTCAAGTAAGTACCGAACGTTCCGGATAACGTCGGATCTGAATCCCCGTACGTCCGTTTATCCCAGTAATTATAAACAAAAGTTGGATTACCGAAACGATCAATAAAAACTTCCTGTCCGGTAGCCGGATCAATCCCCCCGGACTTCACGGCTTTCACGGCACTCAAGGATTCACCTTCCACGTAAACAGGCGGCGGCAACAACGTCCCCTCTGCCGTGTTCAACTCCTCGTTCATCTTTTCCAACGCATTACTGATCTTTTTAATTTTATTCTCGTTATGCTGCATATTTAACGATAATGACCAATTCAAGTATTTATTGGAAATTGCCACGACCCGAGTTTGAAGCTCAATACCGGTATTTAATAATTTACCCATATTTTCCTTTGCCGTCGTCGTTCCCACGGAAGGAGCCTTTGCCACATCCAACAACAAATTATCTGTTGTCTTGTTATAATACTCCAGCGTAAAATCCAATCGGTTCCTAAATAAAACTACGTCCAATCCGACATTATAAGTCAAGGCTCTTTCCCACTTTAGGTCCGGATTACCGATAGCCATGGGAATCGCACCAATCCCTTTGTCATAATCCAACCCGGCATCATACTTATAGGTTGTCATTGCCTGATAGGGAGAAAAAGAAGCGTTACCGGTATATCCCAAGCTCCCGCGTAATTTAATCCTATCCGTTCCTGACATATTCAAAAATTTCTCTTTATGAATATTCCATCCTAATCCCAAACTCCAGAAAGGAGTGAAACGCTGATCCTCTCCGAATTTGGAAGACCCCTCGTATCGAATAGAAGCATCAGCAAAATAACGGTCATCATAAATTACGTTAGCATTCAAAAATAATCCCATAGAACGCTCCAATCCTTGACTTCCTTGCGGAGTTGCACCTTCCGGATACCTTGTCGCAAAAGCGGGATGTCCCAATTTATCCGAATAAAGCCCAACTGCCGTATAACCATTACCATTGTTTTCCGAAGATTGTATGTTCGCACCTCCCATAGCGTTCAACAAAGTTCCCGTTCCAAACATCTTATTATAAGACAAGGTTACACGTCCTTCATAAGTCATCGATTTCTTATTAGATATTTCAATCCTCCCGGATTCGGAAGCCTCTTTGTTATTAAATTCATGTGCTTCCGGAGAAGTAAATTTTTCCGTATCATCTTTTGACTTATTCAATGAGAAAAAACCTTCCACCCGGAAACCCGGCAAAACCTCCACACGTAAATCCAACACGTTATTTAAATAAAACTGCTCGCTTCGGTCATAACTTCCCAAAGTAGCCTCGAATAACGGATTGGGAACATTAAAACTCAACACCTTATTTAACGAGCCATCCAAATTATAAGCCCGGTCATAAGGGTTCAACTCAACATACTTATTAAAAGTTCCATAAGGAGACTCCTCACTATTCACCGAGGTTATTGTTGTTGAATTGGAAACATAAACCTTATCCTGTTTGTTATATGACAATCTGAAATTCAAAGAATAACGATCACGTTTTGACTTTTCCATTACTCCTTGTTCCGAACCGTAACGAGCTCCTAAACTATAACGAATATACTCATCTCCCCCGGCTATATTCAAATTATGATTCTGTGAAACAGAATTACGCAACGGCTTGGACAACCAATCCGTATCCACTCCTTCCCGTACCCGCTTGAATTTTTCATTATATTCAGTATCTTTTTCATATTGAAATTTTCCATTGTCATCATATACCCCGGCCAATCGTTCGTACTCCAATTTTTCTGCCGCATTCAACAAATCATAATCCCGCACGTCTGGAATTGATGTCCGCAAAGTTCCGCTATAGGAAACCCGCAACTTTCCGGCACGTAAAGGTTTTGTTGTGATCACCACAACCCCTTTGGCCGCTTTGGAACCGTACAAGGCTGAAGCCGAAGCATCCTTCAACACGGTCACCGTCTCCACGTCATTCATATCCATATCAAAAACATAATCCAAATCGACTTCTGCCCCATCCACTATAAAAGTCGGTACATTGGATGATCCCTCGAAACTACTCCGACCGCGGATCAAAATTTCCGGCCGCGTGTTCGGATCGGATCCCATCTCGTTGTTTTTCACAATCTGCAAACCTGGAACAAAAGCAGCCAAACTCTGCAAAAGACTTTTTGTGCCTACGCTCATCAGCTGTTGTCGACTCACCACGGTCGCTGACCCCGTAAAACTATTTTTTGATTTATTTCCCATCCCGGTAACGATAACTTCATCCAATTTCTCCTCCTCGGAATGCATCACAATTTCAAGATTCTCCTTTATGAAATCCTTTACCACCACTTCCCGCGAAATCATTCCGATAAAAGAGAACACCAAAGTCACTGTTTCATTTTCATCTATAAAGTGCATCTTAAACTTTCCACTTGCATCCGTGGCCGTTCCGGTAGAAGAACCTTTCAATATAATCGTCACCCCCGGCAACGGAACCCCATGCTGATCCTTTACAATCCCGGAGACACGCCAGACTCCTTTCTCCTGAGCCTGCTCATCCTTTTGCGGACTAATGACAATCACATGATCCACGATTTGATACTTGAGCGCCGTTCCTTGCAACACGTGATCCAAAATTTCCGATACCGTTGCATCTTTCACGGACACGGAAACTTTCACTCCCTTCACTTCATTGTCATTGTAGAAAAACTCGTAATCAGACTTTTCACTCAATTCATTCAGTACTTCAATAAGACTTACAGATTTTTTCTCCATAGACAACTTGGCATTCTGAGCCATACTTCCTGCCGACACGGAGAAAACTGCAAACAACGATAGAATAAGACAAAGTTTCATAATCGTACAGATTTTTTTTAAGGCAGACCATCCCCCTGCCCTTACATTCGTTTTTTTTTTCATAACTTTGTAGGGTTAAATTGTTTATATCAGAATCAATTTTTCAATGAAACGGGAAGTGGTACGAACACCTCCTGTTTTTTATTGTATTATTATTGTGTTTCCTTTCACCTGAAATTTAATATCTGTTGTCATCTCTATCATCCTCAAAACT from Butyricimonas virosa encodes the following:
- a CDS encoding DUF4843 domain-containing protein, which gives rise to MRKLYILLIVFAACLLAGCDENGESGYYEDIDRVYFVKDSLICRLGEMLMDVETYTVQVPVKVLGEPLGESRKFKVNVNKDLTTAPEDVYTLLPGEFVMDKDSVNAYIPIELLRSKIDPMVDTVYRIVLDLEVNDEFGLGVKEKLQSKVVFSNYLQEPDWWYALEFVYWGAYRPEKYQKMMEYWGGPISYEEYVSRMIQVILCGKKMYDYFKLHPEFGMEFPEATPWPYE
- a CDS encoding RagB/SusD family nutrient uptake outer membrane protein translates to MKNRGYIWMVMLMLLSLGSCNSFLDIKPEGELIQDEQFKDVQGYRDAMYGIYASMAQGELFGMMMNWGLVDVLAQQFGDEYGLFADASEGWTASKYAYIKYASVYNYKDQRMEKQIESIWTKLYECISYVNNVIVNVDHEALNKDPDLKLIKGEAYAVRAFLHFEVMRLFCDNYRTNPEAGGIPYAYTFDLSNKKVYTLAQCYDNVLADLNVATRNLAGDGDIYNDFAEDSYHKKRYSHCNLYAAWAIKARVFYTKGDLDSAAYYADKVVASPEVGLTERQNFDHVKRYGKHTELLWGVFTNKMYTDYKELFLNNAVTLNASQRTDIKALYEVAQFTADSKDLRYTSFFQDKGYDGHLFIRLLNSTEMASNKPTLYFRGSCLVRLPEMYYILAEVNYSKDKEKALDYLNAVRGSRGLADIEVSLVDSRDKFMKEMTRERMREFYGEGQMFGFYKCHNLGFRDFQDKVDIVPSKDIFVLPWPKSEQEYGVTNQ
- a CDS encoding SusC/RagA family TonB-linked outer membrane protein produces the protein MKKKTNVRAGGWSALKKICTIMKLCLILSLFAVFSVSAGSMAQNAKLSMEKKSVSLIEVLNELSEKSDYEFFYNDNEVKGVKVSVSVKDATVSEILDHVLQGTALKYQIVDHVIVISPQKDEQAQEKGVWRVSGIVKDQHGVPLPGVTIILKGSSTGTATDASGKFKMHFIDENETVTLVFSFIGMISREVVVKDFIKENLEIVMHSEEEKLDEVIVTGMGNKSKNSFTGSATVVSRQQLMSVGTKSLLQSLAAFVPGLQIVKNNEMGSDPNTRPEILIRGRSSFEGSSNVPTFIVDGAEVDLDYVFDMDMNDVETVTVLKDASASALYGSKAAKGVVVITTKPLRAGKLRVSYSGTLRTSIPDVRDYDLLNAAEKLEYERLAGVYDDNGKFQYEKDTEYNEKFKRVREGVDTDWLSKPLRNSVSQNHNLNIAGGDEYIRYSLGARYGSEQGVMEKSKRDRYSLNFRLSYNKQDKVYVSNSTTITSVNSEESPYGTFNKYVELNPYDRAYNLDGSLNKVLSFNVPNPLFEATLGSYDRSEQFYLNNVLDLRVEVLPGFRVEGFFSLNKSKDDTEKFTSPEAHEFNNKEASESGRIEISNKKSMTYEGRVTLSYNKMFGTGTLLNAMGGANIQSSENNGNGYTAVGLYSDKLGHPAFATRYPEGATPQGSQGLERSMGLFLNANVIYDDRYFADASIRYEGSSKFGEDQRFTPFWSLGLGWNIHKEKFLNMSGTDRIKLRGSLGYTGNASFSPYQAMTTYKYDAGLDYDKGIGAIPMAIGNPDLKWERALTYNVGLDVVLFRNRLDFTLEYYNKTTDNLLLDVAKAPSVGTTTAKENMGKLLNTGIELQTRVVAISNKYLNWSLSLNMQHNENKIKKISNALEKMNEELNTAEGTLLPPPVYVEGESLSAVKAVKSGGIDPATGQEVFIDRFGNPTFVYNYWDKRTYGDSDPTLSGTFGTYLTFKGFSLNMLFNYELGATVYNQTLVTRVEGANPQRNADKRVFHSRWKKVGDRVKYKNIADQTTPDITSRFVRDEYMVNMQSLSLSYDFTPEICQKLYLSRLRVEFLMNDVFRASTIKQERGFSYPFARSFEFSLSAAF